In Osmia bicornis bicornis chromosome 1, iOsmBic2.1, whole genome shotgun sequence, the following proteins share a genomic window:
- the LOC114882924 gene encoding N-acetyltransferase family 8 member 3-like, with product MSHIVVIRSYKPGDEIHCKELAKSGVMSSLSSTFFGIVLKELTFQLMILFAAIMFIFFGLPLTVCFLVIPLVIFLVYVGTYIAFTAKTMEVNEEVSNVPRMYMSNAFSCFWVAEAFEPYLMTNDPKNIHYTIMTEQQFRDSNIDISSQIKRIVGTVALCKSHRLDKGAWIKRLYVHERYRRKGIASCLINVAVQFAMDQGYSCANIVASEYTEGGRELCLKKGFELQQMYHKPILGPLISILMYELTYQIKPGEDDYVPTEYNRSMLNQ from the exons atgagTCATATAGTAGTAATACGAAGCTATAAGCCGGGTGATGAAATTCACTGTAAAGAGTTAGCAAAATCCGGTGTTATGTCATCTTTAAGTTCAACATTTTTTGGAATTGTATTAAAGGAATTAACATTCCAGTTGATGATACTATTCGCCGCTATAATGTTCATTTTCTTTGGATTGCCTCTCACAGTTTGTTTCTTAGTTATACCCCTTGTTATTTTTCTTGTGTATGTTGGAACTTACATAGCTTTCACTGCGAAAACTATGGAAGTTAATGAAGAAGTTTCTAATGTACCAAG GATGTACATGTCCAATGCATTTTCATGCTTTTGGGTTGCTGAAGCATTTGAACCTTACCTAATGACAAATGATCCAAAGAATATACATTACACCATTATGACAGAACAGCAGTTTCGTGATTCAAACATTgatatttcatctcaaataaAAAGGATTGTAGGAACTGTTGCTTTGTGTAAAAGTCATAGATTAGACAAAGGTGCATGGATCAAAAGACTCTATGTACATGAGAGATATAGAAGGAAAGGAATAGCTTCATGCTTAATTAATGTTGCTGTACAGTTTGCTATGGATCAAGGGTATAGCTGTGCTAATATTGTTGCTTCTGAATATACAGAAGGTGGAAGAGAACTATGTCTTAAAAAAGGTTTCGAGTTGCAACAAATGTATCATAAACCTATATTGGGTCCACTCATATCTATATTAATGTATGAATTGACATATCAGATTAAACCTGGTGAAGATGATTATGTGCCTACAGAATACAACAGATCAATGCTTAATCAATAA
- the LOC114882923 gene encoding L-galactose dehydrogenase-like isoform X3, whose translation MLPPTYVEGFHDLEAVKTMEYRPLGKTGLLVSKLSLGGGIFGCHYGEFDEEEAIEVIRQGIKQGINYIDTAPWYGQGRSETIIGKALKDIPRQAYYIATKVGRYELNYENMFDFSKEKTRNSFNKSLKLLDLDYVDIIQVHDIEFAQSLDVIITQTLPELSEKVAEGKAKHIGITGYPVSVLKKCIEKSNINISVILSYARYTLIDNTLCEYIPFFKEHNIGIINAAAPCMGLLTNKGPPSWHPSSDNTKKICAEAGNYCKEHDTELAKLALWYTMQCEDIATYLVGIQNLKELKMNLNVLKNGITEREETLLQEVQEKYMSKITERHWENNEVQIYWKNVRFKCFSNPKA comes from the exons ATGTTACCGCCAACTTACGTCGAAGGTTTTCACGACCTGGAAGCTGTGAAAACAATGGAATATAGGCCACTTGGCAAAACCGGCTTATTAGTTAGTAAATTATCACTTGGTGGTGGAATATTTGGTTGCCATTATGG AGAATTCGATGAAGAAGAAGCTATTGAAGTAATACGTCAAGGCATCAAGCAGGgaattaattatattgatacTGCACCATGGTACGGCCAAGGCCGTTCTGAGACCATAATTGGAAAA GCTCTCAAAGACATTCCTCGTCAAGCATATTATATCGCGACAAAAGTCGGAAgatatgaattaaattacGAAAATATGTTTGATTTctcgaaagagaaaactaGAAACAGTTTCAATAAAAGTTTAAAACTTCTCGATTTAGATTACGTGGATATCATACAg GTTCACGACATTGAATTTGCACAAAGCTTGGACGTAATAATTACCCAAACTTTACCGGAATTGTCGGAGAAAGTTGCGGAGGGGAAAGCAAAACACATTGGTATCACCGGGTATCCGGTATcggttttaaaaaaatgtatcgaaaaaagtaatattaaCATAAGTGTAATCCTGAGCTATGCAAGATACACGTTAATAGACAATACTTTGTGCGAATACATTCCATTTTTTAAG gAGCACAACATTGGCATAATTAATGCTGCAGCACCATGTATGGGATTATTAACTAATAAGGGTCCACCATCTTGGCATCCAAGTTCAGATAATACTAAAAAGATATGCGCCGAGGCTGGAAATTATTGCAAG GAGCATGATACTGAATTAGCAAAATTAGCATTATGGTACACTATGCAATGTGAAGACATAGCCACTTACCTGGTTGGAATTCAAAACTTAAAAGAGTTGAAGATGAACCTTAATGTACTTAAAAATGGCATTACAGAAAGGGAGGAAACTCTATTACAAGAAGTTCAGGAAAA ATACATGAGTAAAATAACAGAACGACATTGGGAGAATAACGAGGTTCaaatatattggaaaaat GTAAGGTTCAAATGCTTCAGCAACCCAAAAGCATGA
- the LOC114882923 gene encoding L-galactose dehydrogenase-like isoform X4, which produces MSRQFCLFANTIKKEFDEEEAIEVIRQGIKQGINYIDTAPWYGQGRSETIIGKALKDIPRQAYYIATKVGRYELNYENMFDFSKEKTRNSFNKSLKLLDLDYVDIIQVHDIEFAQSLDVIITQTLPELSEKVAEGKAKHIGITGYPVSVLKKCIEKSNINISVILSYARYTLIDNTLCEYIPFFKEHNIGIINAAAPCMGLLTNKGPPSWHPSSDNTKKICAEAGNYCKEHDTELAKLALWYTMQCEDIATYLVGIQNLKELKMNLNVLKNGITEREETLLQEVQEKYMSKITERHWENNEVQIYWKNVRFKCFSNPKA; this is translated from the exons ATGAGTAGACAGTTTTGTTTATTTGCAAATAcgataaaaaa AGAATTCGATGAAGAAGAAGCTATTGAAGTAATACGTCAAGGCATCAAGCAGGgaattaattatattgatacTGCACCATGGTACGGCCAAGGCCGTTCTGAGACCATAATTGGAAAA GCTCTCAAAGACATTCCTCGTCAAGCATATTATATCGCGACAAAAGTCGGAAgatatgaattaaattacGAAAATATGTTTGATTTctcgaaagagaaaactaGAAACAGTTTCAATAAAAGTTTAAAACTTCTCGATTTAGATTACGTGGATATCATACAg GTTCACGACATTGAATTTGCACAAAGCTTGGACGTAATAATTACCCAAACTTTACCGGAATTGTCGGAGAAAGTTGCGGAGGGGAAAGCAAAACACATTGGTATCACCGGGTATCCGGTATcggttttaaaaaaatgtatcgaaaaaagtaatattaaCATAAGTGTAATCCTGAGCTATGCAAGATACACGTTAATAGACAATACTTTGTGCGAATACATTCCATTTTTTAAG gAGCACAACATTGGCATAATTAATGCTGCAGCACCATGTATGGGATTATTAACTAATAAGGGTCCACCATCTTGGCATCCAAGTTCAGATAATACTAAAAAGATATGCGCCGAGGCTGGAAATTATTGCAAG GAGCATGATACTGAATTAGCAAAATTAGCATTATGGTACACTATGCAATGTGAAGACATAGCCACTTACCTGGTTGGAATTCAAAACTTAAAAGAGTTGAAGATGAACCTTAATGTACTTAAAAATGGCATTACAGAAAGGGAGGAAACTCTATTACAAGAAGTTCAGGAAAA ATACATGAGTAAAATAACAGAACGACATTGGGAGAATAACGAGGTTCaaatatattggaaaaat GTAAGGTTCAAATGCTTCAGCAACCCAAAAGCATGA
- the LOC114882923 gene encoding L-galactose dehydrogenase-like isoform X1, producing the protein MSRQFCLFANTIKKKMLPPTYVEGFHDLEAVKTMEYRPLGKTGLLVSKLSLGGGIFGCHYGEFDEEEAIEVIRQGIKQGINYIDTAPWYGQGRSETIIGKALKDIPRQAYYIATKVGRYELNYENMFDFSKEKTRNSFNKSLKLLDLDYVDIIQVHDIEFAQSLDVIITQTLPELSEKVAEGKAKHIGITGYPVSVLKKCIEKSNINISVILSYARYTLIDNTLCEYIPFFKEHNIGIINAAAPCMGLLTNKGPPSWHPSSDNTKKICAEAGNYCKEHDTELAKLALWYTMQCEDIATYLVGIQNLKELKMNLNVLKNGITEREETLLQEVQEKYMSKITERHWENNEVQIYWKNVRFKCFSNPKA; encoded by the exons ATGAGTAGACAGTTTTGTTTATTTGCAAATAcgataaaaaa AAAAATGTTACCGCCAACTTACGTCGAAGGTTTTCACGACCTGGAAGCTGTGAAAACAATGGAATATAGGCCACTTGGCAAAACCGGCTTATTAGTTAGTAAATTATCACTTGGTGGTGGAATATTTGGTTGCCATTATGG AGAATTCGATGAAGAAGAAGCTATTGAAGTAATACGTCAAGGCATCAAGCAGGgaattaattatattgatacTGCACCATGGTACGGCCAAGGCCGTTCTGAGACCATAATTGGAAAA GCTCTCAAAGACATTCCTCGTCAAGCATATTATATCGCGACAAAAGTCGGAAgatatgaattaaattacGAAAATATGTTTGATTTctcgaaagagaaaactaGAAACAGTTTCAATAAAAGTTTAAAACTTCTCGATTTAGATTACGTGGATATCATACAg GTTCACGACATTGAATTTGCACAAAGCTTGGACGTAATAATTACCCAAACTTTACCGGAATTGTCGGAGAAAGTTGCGGAGGGGAAAGCAAAACACATTGGTATCACCGGGTATCCGGTATcggttttaaaaaaatgtatcgaaaaaagtaatattaaCATAAGTGTAATCCTGAGCTATGCAAGATACACGTTAATAGACAATACTTTGTGCGAATACATTCCATTTTTTAAG gAGCACAACATTGGCATAATTAATGCTGCAGCACCATGTATGGGATTATTAACTAATAAGGGTCCACCATCTTGGCATCCAAGTTCAGATAATACTAAAAAGATATGCGCCGAGGCTGGAAATTATTGCAAG GAGCATGATACTGAATTAGCAAAATTAGCATTATGGTACACTATGCAATGTGAAGACATAGCCACTTACCTGGTTGGAATTCAAAACTTAAAAGAGTTGAAGATGAACCTTAATGTACTTAAAAATGGCATTACAGAAAGGGAGGAAACTCTATTACAAGAAGTTCAGGAAAA ATACATGAGTAAAATAACAGAACGACATTGGGAGAATAACGAGGTTCaaatatattggaaaaat GTAAGGTTCAAATGCTTCAGCAACCCAAAAGCATGA
- the LOC114882923 gene encoding L-galactose dehydrogenase-like isoform X2, with protein MSRQFCLFANTIKKKMLPPTYVEGFHDLEAVKTMEYRPLGKTGLLVSKLSLGGGIFGCHYGEFDEEEAIEVIRQGIKQGINYIDTAPWYGQGRSETIIGKALKDIPRQAYYIATKVGRYELNYENMFDFSKEKTRNSFNKSLKLLDLDYVDIIQVHDIEFAQSLDVIITQTLPELSEKVAEGKAKHIGITGYPVSVLKKCIEKSNINISVILSYARYTLIDNTLCEYIPFFKEHNIGIINAAAPCMGLLTNKGPPSWHPSSDNTKKICAEAGNYCKEHDTELAKLALWYTMQCEDIATYLVGIQNLKELKMNLNVLKNGITEREETLLQEVQEKYMSKITERHWENNEVQIYWKNVRK; from the exons ATGAGTAGACAGTTTTGTTTATTTGCAAATAcgataaaaaa AAAAATGTTACCGCCAACTTACGTCGAAGGTTTTCACGACCTGGAAGCTGTGAAAACAATGGAATATAGGCCACTTGGCAAAACCGGCTTATTAGTTAGTAAATTATCACTTGGTGGTGGAATATTTGGTTGCCATTATGG AGAATTCGATGAAGAAGAAGCTATTGAAGTAATACGTCAAGGCATCAAGCAGGgaattaattatattgatacTGCACCATGGTACGGCCAAGGCCGTTCTGAGACCATAATTGGAAAA GCTCTCAAAGACATTCCTCGTCAAGCATATTATATCGCGACAAAAGTCGGAAgatatgaattaaattacGAAAATATGTTTGATTTctcgaaagagaaaactaGAAACAGTTTCAATAAAAGTTTAAAACTTCTCGATTTAGATTACGTGGATATCATACAg GTTCACGACATTGAATTTGCACAAAGCTTGGACGTAATAATTACCCAAACTTTACCGGAATTGTCGGAGAAAGTTGCGGAGGGGAAAGCAAAACACATTGGTATCACCGGGTATCCGGTATcggttttaaaaaaatgtatcgaaaaaagtaatattaaCATAAGTGTAATCCTGAGCTATGCAAGATACACGTTAATAGACAATACTTTGTGCGAATACATTCCATTTTTTAAG gAGCACAACATTGGCATAATTAATGCTGCAGCACCATGTATGGGATTATTAACTAATAAGGGTCCACCATCTTGGCATCCAAGTTCAGATAATACTAAAAAGATATGCGCCGAGGCTGGAAATTATTGCAAG GAGCATGATACTGAATTAGCAAAATTAGCATTATGGTACACTATGCAATGTGAAGACATAGCCACTTACCTGGTTGGAATTCAAAACTTAAAAGAGTTGAAGATGAACCTTAATGTACTTAAAAATGGCATTACAGAAAGGGAGGAAACTCTATTACAAGAAGTTCAGGAAAA ATACATGAGTAAAATAACAGAACGACATTGGGAGAATAACGAGGTTCaaatatattggaaaaatgtaagaaa GTAA